The DNA region AACAGGGGGTTTCTCTCAAGAAAAGAACCGGAAGAAATCCACCGAAATCCCTCTTTAATTGAATCCCACATTCCCATTCACCAAATGTGATTGTAGTTTTTGTATTCTTGTGTTGTCCGTTCATGCATCACCGTTAGTTGATTGTTTAATGCGAAGGGCTTTGTGGGTAGTGAGAGAGGAGAATAAATCAGAGGACTGAGGACCTGGGTTTCGTCATTTCCCTGTGTGTATGCAGATGGTTCTTGAGTGAAGGATAAAGAATCGATTTTGTCACTCCTTTTCTGTAAAGATTGTGATTTGTGAAGGTTGGCGTGTGGAATAGGAAGAGCTTTTTTTAAGGTTTATTTTTTCTGGAATGGATACGAAAGGGAGACTTGTGGCGGGTTCACACAACAGGAATGAGTTTGTACTCATCAATGCCGATGAGATTGGAAGGGTCAGCGTCTTATAGAATTCGTATTCTCTTGTTTATTCAATTTTTCTCATTTTGGTTGCGTTAAGCGAAGCTTTTTTGCGTGACTTTGTGTTCACACTGCTCAGTCACTCCGCGTTGGCTAATTTCTAGTTTTAAGTTTGCGTGCCATTTTGGTATGAGATCTTCAAATTTACTGGTTTGTTGGAAATactttttgttttgattttctGTATGCAATTCGGAATTTTCGCAGTTTGATTTTCTGTATGCAATTTGGAATTTTCGCAGTTTGGCTAATTCAACTGCTCTGCAGCATTTTTTCGTGTCGTTCATATTTCTGTGTCATTCTTGATGCAGTGTGTGTGATAAGCAATTGACTTTCTTGATTTGTTCTTTTTAACTTTTTCAGATTTCACGGTCGGTCCAAATTGTTCTCACTTGCTTTATTGCAGTTTATCCTGAATTCACTTTGAATTTGTTGGAGTCTTAATACAGTCGCATTGTCTTGCGTCGATCTTTGTTTCTCAGCACATAATCTCGATCTGGTGCCAATTCTTACATTAGTGTTGGAAATGGCAGGTTACTTCTGTCAAAGAGTTGACTGGACAGATTTGTCAGATTTGTGGAGATGAGATTGAGTTTGGTGTAGATGGGGAGCCATTTGTCGCCTGTAATGAATGCGCATTCCCTGTTTGCAGACCTTGTTATGAATATGAAAGACGAGAGGGTAATCAAGCTTGTCCTCAGTGCAAAACCCGATACAAGCGAATAAAAGGtaatttttcttcttctcatTATCTCGGATGTTGCTGCATCATATTTTCTTGTTTTAGTAATGATGTCATTAATGAGCATTTTGATCTTTAGGGAGTCCGAGAGTCGATggagatgaagaagaagaagaatttgatgatttggAGAATGAATTTGATTATAGCAGCAATGAAAGAAGAGATCTTCATCAGATTGCTGAGGCAGCACTTGCTGCTCGGCTTAATGTTAGTCGTGGTTCTTCTGGTATCTACACTTCTTCATCAGAATTGGATCCCTCGGCCGTTAACTCAGATATTCCTCTCCTTACTTATGGTCAAGAGGTAGGTTTCTCCTCGTTTATCTGACGTGGTTCTCCCATAGGgaatttgaaagaaaatgggaaTCGTGAGAATGGATTAAATAGTTTTTCCAGTACTGTCGTTCTGATAAGAATGTTTCATGATAATGGTTCCTAATGAAGGATGATACAATTTCTGCGGACAAGCATGCTCTCATTATCCCTCCGTTCATGGGTCGTGGGAAGCGAGTCCATCCTATGGCATTTTCCGATTCCTCCATGACCGGTAATCTTTCAATGTTAGTCCTAGATGTTCAATTAGTTTCCTAGATGTCGAACTTcaatttttcaacaaaattgcAGTGCCACCGCGTCCAATGGATCCGAAGAAAGACTTAGCTGTATATGGATATGGTACTGTTGCTTGGAAGGAAAGAATGGATGAATGGAAGAAAAAACAAAACGATAGGCTTCAGTTGGTTAAACATCAAGGAGACAAAGGCGGGGATGAGCTGGATGATCCTGATTTACCTATGTAGGTTCATTGTTTCGGTTTCCTTTTTCACGTTCCTTTTTATATTTCTATATTATCTGTTTGCGTGTGAGTCTTGGTATTGCAACTGTAACTTTCAACTATTTGTTGCTAGTGAAATTAATCTTATCTTGACCTGCATGTGCCATTACTCTTGACAAGAATTTGCAGATACCGTGAGTTTGAAAGAGAATCTCTGAAAGAGAATCTTTTGTCTTTGTTATGCCTAGATTAGGCACCTAATGGAATGCAAGAAAAAACTTTTACATATTGAGCATCCTAGGCTATAAATCTTGGATATATTTTATCCTCATTTCTGTTTTCTTCTATAAAAGGACTTGCATGTGCTTCTTTTTTGTTCAACCTTTGCTCTTATTTTTATCTCAGTTATGTTTGAGGCATGCAAATGTAGTAGTTTGTTTATTGTCACTATTTTCTGCAACTCTTAAGATGTAGGAGTAACTGTAGAAGCCAAGTTGCTGTATCATAGTTAAGCAAAGTTTGACAGCCATTGATTCATAACAAAATTTATAGATAATGTCAATTGATATATGACCCGATAACTTAATCATATGCAAGTATTAAAGtgatcaaaatatatagttAATTCGATTTCTTTCAACTGTACTTCTTTTGCTTCCAGTTTATTTACCTCATATCTTGATGTTTTCTATCGTAACTTACAGGATGGACGAAGGCAGACAACCTCTTTCGAGGAAGCTACCAATACCTTCAAGCAAGATAAACCCTTACAGAATGATCATTTTACTTCGAATGGCAATTCTTGGGTTGTTTTTTCACTATAGAATTCTTCATCCTGTCAATGATGCATATGGCTTGTGGCTAACGTCAATTATATGTGAGATATGGTTCGCTGTCTCATGGTTGTTTGATCAGTTTCCAAAGTGGTCTCCAATTTTGCGAGAAACGTACCTTGATAGACTTTCACTAAGGTAAATATTTCATCTAATTTTTCTGCCCATTTTTGTTTATTCGTCTTGCTGATAACATCCGACTTCAATGTTCCAGATATGAGAAAGAAGGAAAGCCCTCTGAGCTAATGCCTGTGGACATATTTGTGAGTACAGTTGACCCCATGAAAGAACCGCCACTCATTACTGCGAACACGGTTCTTTCTATTCTTGCCGTCGATTATCCTGTGGACAAGGTTGCTTGCTATGTCTCAGATGATGGTGCTGCAATGCTTACTTTTGAAGCTCTATCCGAAACATGTGAGTTTGCCAGGAAATGGGTCCCATTCTGCAAAAAGTTTAGCATAGAACCCCGGGCTCCTGAATGGTATTTTGCCCAAAAGGTCGACTATTTGAAAGACAAGGTAGAGCCAACATTTGTGAGGGAACGCCGGGCAATGAAGGTGTTACACCTTTTCCCTTTTTATCTGTTTCGGAAATAATGTCTCATCATTGACTTGATGTGTATTTTTCGCTAGATTCGGATTTTACACTACCTTTGGGTTTATGGAAAAGAAAAATAGGTCAATAACTCATGTTTTCATTTAAGATGACCACACACTATTTATAAAGCACCCAAAAGTAgaaatttttttacattttGGGTTTGAAGTTTGATGGCTGAAACTTTTTTTCTGCAATGCTCTTCATTCAGAGAGAGTACGAAGAGTTCAAAATTCGAATAAATGGATTGGTTGCCACCGCACAGAAGGTTCCTGAGGATGGTTGGACCATGCAGGACGGAACACCATGGCCGGGAAATAATGTCAGGGACCACCCTGGAATGATCCAGGTATAGTGAACTTGCTCTGATTTTATGCTTCCTTTTGACAGAAATGTTATCGACTAGAAGAATTTCTCATTGTATTTTGACTTTCGCAACAGGTGTTCTTGGGTCAAAATGGTGTCCAGGATATTGAAGGGAATGAATTGCCTTGTCTCATATATGTTTCGCGTGAGAAGAGGCCGGGTTTTGAGCATCACAAAAAAGCCGGTGCTATGAATGCTTTGGTTACTATCTTCTGTTCTCTTCCTTCCACTTCGATTATGTTTACGCTTTCCAGAGTAATTTGTTGCATCTTCAGCCATCTTAtttataattcatgtttttttaATTCCAGATACGGGTATCGGCTGTCATCTCAAATGCTCCATACCTGCTGAATGTTGATTGTGACCACTACATAAATAACAGCAAAGCTCTAAGGGAAGCTATGTGTTTCATGATGGATCCTCAAGCTGGAAAGAAGATATGTTATGTGCAATTTCCTCAAAGATTTGATGGAATTGATCGGCATGATAGATATTCAAATCGCAACGTTGTCTTTTTTGATGTATGTGTGATTTTTAAGGGTGTTCAGCGTTCTACTACAAACTATGAGTGTTATACGTGCATAATTCTATGATGTTTTTTTGTAAAAGGCTAATTTTATCTCTACTGCTAATAGATAAATATGAAAGGACTTGATGGGATCCAAGGTCCAATTTATGTCGGAACTGGATGTGCCTTCAGGAGGCAAGCGCTTTATGGATATGATGCTCCCAAGAAGGCAAAACCGCCGGGTAAAACTTGCAATTGTTGGCCCAAATGGTGTTGCTTCTGCTGCGGATCTAGAAAGAAAAGTAAGAAAGCGAAATCAAAGAATAATAAGAAAAAGACTAAGAGCAGGGAAGCTTCAACACAGGTCCATGCTCTTGAAAATATTGAGCAAGGAATAGAAGGTGAGTGAGTAGATTTCAACCGGCGTTATTTTATAAGAGTACTTAAACACTACTAATGACGTtacatttaaagaaaaattaatcaaattcCCTGGTTTTTTGTATTGATTTTTTGGTATTTATGTTGTAAATTTCACCCACATGGCAGGAATTGAAAGAGAAAAATCAACCCTCATGCCCCAGAttaaatttgagaaaaaatt from Primulina tabacum isolate GXHZ01 chromosome 14, ASM2559414v2, whole genome shotgun sequence includes:
- the LOC142525563 gene encoding cellulose synthase A catalytic subunit 6 [UDP-forming]-like, which codes for MDTKGRLVAGSHNRNEFVLINADEIGRVTSVKELTGQICQICGDEIEFGVDGEPFVACNECAFPVCRPCYEYERREGNQACPQCKTRYKRIKGSPRVDGDEEEEEFDDLENEFDYSSNERRDLHQIAEAALAARLNVSRGSSGIYTSSSELDPSAVNSDIPLLTYGQEDDTISADKHALIIPPFMGRGKRVHPMAFSDSSMTVPPRPMDPKKDLAVYGYGTVAWKERMDEWKKKQNDRLQLVKHQGDKGGDELDDPDLPMMDEGRQPLSRKLPIPSSKINPYRMIILLRMAILGLFFHYRILHPVNDAYGLWLTSIICEIWFAVSWLFDQFPKWSPILRETYLDRLSLRYEKEGKPSELMPVDIFVSTVDPMKEPPLITANTVLSILAVDYPVDKVACYVSDDGAAMLTFEALSETCEFARKWVPFCKKFSIEPRAPEWYFAQKVDYLKDKVEPTFVRERRAMKREYEEFKIRINGLVATAQKVPEDGWTMQDGTPWPGNNVRDHPGMIQVFLGQNGVQDIEGNELPCLIYVSREKRPGFEHHKKAGAMNALIRVSAVISNAPYLLNVDCDHYINNSKALREAMCFMMDPQAGKKICYVQFPQRFDGIDRHDRYSNRNVVFFDINMKGLDGIQGPIYVGTGCAFRRQALYGYDAPKKAKPPGKTCNCWPKWCCFCCGSRKKSKKAKSKNNKKKTKSREASTQVHALENIEQGIEGIEREKSTLMPQIKFEKKFGQSPVFIASTLLEEGGVPPGASSASLLKEAIHVISCGYEDKTDWGKEVGWIYGSVTEDILTGFKMHCHGWRSVYCIPHLPAFKGSAPINLSDRLHQVLRWALGSVEIFFSRHCPLWYGYGCGLKPLERFSYINSVVYPLTSLPLIVYCTLPAVCLLTGKFIVPEISNYASIIFMGLFISIAATSILEMQWGGVGIDDWWRNEQFWVIGGVSSHFFALIQGLLKVLAGVSTNFTVTSKAADDGEFSELYLFKWTSLLIPPMTLMIINIIGVIVGISDAINNGYESWGPLFGRLFFALWVIVHLYPFLKGFMGKQDRVPTIIVVWSILLASILTLLWVRINPFLSKDGIILEVCGLNCD